Proteins from one Salinispora arenicola genomic window:
- the nirB gene encoding nitrite reductase large subunit NirB: MSRGRLVVVGNGMVGQRFVDALRARDADGHWQVTVLGEESRPAYDRVRLSAFFDGVGVDELNLHTPDEGVRLRLGEPVRTVDRARRVVATTAGEYPYDALVLATGSYPFVPPIEGGDLPGVFVYRTLDDLAAIRAYAQGRRRGAVIGGGLLGLEAANALRLLGLTTSVVEFAPRLMPVQLDTAGAALLRRYVEDLGVTCHLGAATSALHPGPDGSVAGLVLADGTRVDADLVVVAAGIRPRDQLARAADLPLGPRGGVLVDRTCRSTDERIWAVGECAAVDGTCHGLVAPGYAMAETVADRLVGGGATVPDADTATKLKLLGVDVASFGDAHGTTAGSLNVTFIDPATRVYAKLVLSDDARTLLGGILVGDAGAYPTLRASVGGTLPAPPLSLLTPAGAGSGAAALPASAQVCSCNAVTRADLDHAIADGAADVPALKACTRAGTSCGSCVPMLRQLLEAAGVGQSSALCEHFEASRQELFDIVRVRGIRTFSTLIAEHGRGHGCDICKPVVASILASLGTGHVLDGEQASLQDTNDHFLANLQRDGSYSVVPRIPGGEITPEKLIVLGEVARDFELYTKITGGQRIDLLGARVEQLPQIWRRLVDAGFESGHAYGKALRTVKSCVGSTWCRYGVQDSVGLAIALELRYRGLRAPHKIKAAVSGCARECAEARGKDFGVIATDSGWNLYVGGNGGFRPRHADLFATDLPTEALVRLVDRFLMYYIRTADRLQRTAAWIEAMDGGLEHLRAVIVDDSLGLCAELDAAMARHVASYSDEWRDVLRDPTRLGRFTSFVNAPEVPDPSIRFTEERGQRVPCRAGTTDDRQPVGLGMPEVRR, translated from the coding sequence ATGAGTCGCGGCAGACTGGTCGTCGTCGGCAACGGCATGGTCGGGCAACGGTTCGTGGACGCGTTGCGCGCCCGCGACGCCGACGGTCACTGGCAGGTGACGGTACTCGGCGAGGAGTCCCGGCCCGCATACGACCGGGTACGCCTCTCCGCGTTCTTCGACGGCGTGGGTGTGGACGAACTCAACCTGCACACCCCGGACGAGGGGGTGCGGCTACGGCTCGGTGAGCCGGTCCGCACGGTCGACCGGGCCAGGCGGGTGGTGGCGACAACCGCCGGCGAGTACCCGTACGACGCGCTGGTGTTGGCCACCGGCTCGTACCCCTTCGTGCCGCCGATCGAAGGCGGCGACCTGCCGGGGGTGTTCGTCTACCGCACCCTCGACGACCTGGCCGCGATCCGCGCGTACGCCCAGGGCCGTCGGAGGGGCGCGGTGATCGGCGGCGGGCTGCTCGGCCTGGAGGCGGCGAACGCGCTGCGGCTGCTCGGACTCACCACCAGCGTCGTGGAGTTCGCGCCGCGCCTGATGCCGGTGCAGCTGGACACCGCCGGCGCCGCGCTGCTCCGCCGCTACGTCGAGGACCTGGGCGTGACCTGCCACCTGGGGGCGGCCACCAGCGCGTTGCACCCTGGCCCGGACGGCTCGGTGGCCGGGTTGGTACTGGCCGACGGCACCCGGGTCGACGCCGACCTGGTTGTCGTGGCGGCCGGCATCCGGCCCCGGGACCAGCTGGCCCGCGCCGCCGACCTTCCTCTCGGCCCCCGGGGCGGGGTGCTGGTTGACCGCACCTGCCGAAGTACCGACGAGCGAATCTGGGCGGTTGGCGAGTGCGCCGCCGTCGACGGCACCTGCCACGGCCTGGTCGCCCCCGGGTACGCGATGGCGGAGACGGTGGCCGACCGGCTGGTCGGCGGCGGGGCCACCGTCCCCGACGCGGACACCGCCACCAAGTTGAAGCTGCTCGGCGTGGACGTCGCCTCGTTCGGTGACGCGCACGGCACCACCGCGGGCAGCCTCAACGTGACCTTCATCGATCCGGCCACCCGGGTGTACGCCAAGCTAGTCCTCTCCGACGACGCGCGGACGTTGCTCGGCGGCATCCTGGTCGGCGACGCGGGCGCGTACCCGACGTTGCGGGCCAGCGTCGGTGGGACGCTGCCCGCTCCCCCACTCTCGCTGCTCACTCCGGCTGGCGCGGGCAGCGGGGCGGCGGCGCTTCCCGCTTCCGCACAGGTCTGTTCCTGCAATGCGGTCACTCGCGCCGACCTGGACCACGCGATCGCCGACGGCGCGGCCGACGTGCCAGCGCTCAAGGCGTGTACCCGAGCCGGCACCAGCTGCGGTTCCTGCGTACCGATGCTCCGGCAGCTACTCGAAGCCGCCGGGGTCGGGCAGTCCAGCGCACTCTGTGAACACTTCGAGGCGAGCCGCCAGGAGCTGTTCGACATCGTCCGGGTCCGCGGCATCCGCACCTTCTCCACCTTGATCGCCGAGCACGGCCGGGGACACGGCTGCGACATCTGTAAGCCGGTGGTGGCGTCGATCCTGGCTTCCCTCGGCACCGGCCACGTCCTCGACGGCGAACAGGCGTCACTGCAGGACACCAACGACCACTTCCTGGCCAACCTGCAACGGGACGGCAGCTACTCGGTGGTGCCCAGGATCCCCGGTGGCGAGATCACCCCGGAGAAGCTGATCGTGCTCGGCGAGGTGGCCCGGGACTTCGAGCTCTACACGAAGATCACCGGAGGGCAGCGCATCGATCTGCTCGGCGCGCGGGTCGAACAGTTGCCGCAGATCTGGCGCCGGCTGGTCGACGCGGGTTTCGAGTCCGGCCACGCCTACGGCAAGGCACTGCGGACGGTCAAATCGTGCGTCGGGTCGACCTGGTGCCGGTACGGGGTACAGGACTCGGTCGGGCTGGCCATCGCGCTGGAGCTGCGCTACCGAGGACTCCGTGCCCCGCACAAGATCAAGGCAGCGGTCTCCGGCTGTGCCCGAGAGTGCGCCGAGGCCCGCGGCAAAGACTTCGGTGTCATCGCCACCGACAGCGGCTGGAATCTCTACGTCGGTGGGAACGGCGGCTTCCGACCTCGGCACGCCGACCTGTTCGCCACCGACCTGCCCACCGAGGCGCTGGTGCGGCTGGTCGACCGGTTCCTGATGTACTACATCCGCACCGCGGACCGGCTGCAGCGCACCGCCGCCTGGATCGAGGCGATGGACGGCGGCCTGGAGCACCTCCGCGCGGTCATCGTGGACGACTCGCTCGGGCTCTGTGCTGAGCTGGATGCGGCGATGGCCCGACACGTGGCGTCGTACTCCGACGAGTGGCGCGATGTCCTCCGGGATCCGACCCGGCTGGGTCGGTTCACCTCGTTCGTCAACGCGCCCGAGGTTCCCGACCCGTCGATCCGGTTCACTGAGGAACGCGGCCAACGGGTGCCCTGCCGGGCCGGGACCACCGACGACCGACAGCCGGTCGGGCTGGGGATGCCGGAGGTGCGGCGATGA
- the nirD gene encoding nitrite reductase small subunit NirD has translation MNTATLTWTVVCPLSRLDPGRGVAALIDDVQVAVFRTADDLFAIDNWDPVAHAYVLSRGIVGSRGGVPTVASPLHKQVYDLRTGDCLDLPGTAVRRHEVRCQDGLVEVRLR, from the coding sequence ATGAACACCGCGACGCTGACCTGGACGGTGGTCTGCCCGCTGTCCCGCCTTGACCCCGGCCGGGGGGTGGCGGCGCTCATCGACGACGTCCAGGTGGCGGTGTTCCGCACCGCCGACGACCTGTTCGCCATCGACAACTGGGATCCGGTCGCGCACGCATACGTGCTGTCGCGCGGAATCGTGGGCAGCCGCGGTGGCGTGCCGACCGTCGCCTCACCGCTACACAAGCAGGTGTACGACCTGCGCACCGGAGACTGCCTGGACCTACCGGGCACCGCGGTCCGAAGGCACGAGGTGCGTTGCCAGGACGGTCTGGTCGAGGTGCGGCTGCGATAG
- a CDS encoding type II toxin-antitoxin system PemK/MazF family toxin: MAVGVLRRGEVWRISGARERLGLVVSSDVYNSTAVPIVIVVEVVETALLRDSPLAVPMGERVVMPDRLSSPMKQWFTECVDVADHEVMRRVGRALRILQQL; the protein is encoded by the coding sequence GTGGCCGTCGGCGTGCTGCGTAGGGGCGAGGTCTGGCGAATTTCGGGGGCCCGCGAACGACTGGGGCTGGTCGTCAGCTCCGACGTCTACAACTCCACCGCGGTCCCGATCGTGATCGTGGTCGAGGTGGTCGAGACGGCACTGCTGCGGGATTCCCCGCTTGCGGTGCCGATGGGCGAGCGGGTGGTGATGCCCGACCGGCTCTCCTCCCCGATGAAGCAGTGGTTCACCGAATGTGTGGACGTGGCTGACCACGAGGTCATGCGGCGGGTCGGACGGGCGCTGCGCATCCTGCAACAACTCTGA
- a CDS encoding uroporphyrinogen-III synthase, giving the protein MRDELAGFTVGVTADRRRDELAALLQRRGARVVFAPALRIVPLADDTELRAATRACLERPPDVLMADTGIGMRGWLEAAEGWGLAEPLRAALSGAYVVARGPKARGAIRAAGLHDQWSPASESCAEVVEHLRERGVAGQVIAMQLHGGRQPECTSALMAAGATVIEVPVYRWAPPTDPAPLHRLIDLVAGRLVDAVTFTSAPAAEALLRAAGDRTDRVLDAFRGTVLASCVGTVTAEPLRRRGVPVSAPQRARLGALVRTIVAELPRRTVTLKAAGHLLTLRGHAAVVDGELRPLAPAPMAVLRTLAASPGRVLSRAALLRTLPRGADEHAVEMAVARLRAGLKAPGVVQTVVKRGYRLRVE; this is encoded by the coding sequence ATGCGCGACGAACTGGCCGGCTTCACCGTCGGGGTGACCGCCGACCGACGTCGGGATGAGCTGGCGGCGCTACTCCAACGACGTGGGGCCCGGGTGGTCTTCGCACCCGCCCTGCGGATCGTGCCGCTCGCCGACGACACCGAGCTGCGCGCGGCGACGCGGGCCTGTTTGGAGCGACCGCCGGACGTCCTGATGGCCGATACCGGGATCGGGATGCGTGGCTGGCTGGAGGCCGCCGAAGGCTGGGGGCTGGCCGAGCCGCTGCGCGCGGCGCTCAGCGGAGCGTATGTGGTGGCGCGAGGCCCGAAGGCCCGGGGAGCAATCCGGGCAGCCGGCCTGCACGATCAGTGGTCACCCGCCTCGGAGAGCTGCGCCGAGGTGGTGGAGCACCTACGTGAACGTGGCGTTGCCGGCCAGGTGATCGCCATGCAGCTGCACGGCGGGCGGCAACCCGAGTGCACGAGCGCGCTGATGGCCGCCGGGGCGACCGTCATCGAGGTGCCGGTCTACCGCTGGGCACCACCGACCGACCCGGCACCACTGCACCGGCTGATCGACCTGGTCGCCGGGCGGCTGGTGGACGCGGTGACGTTCACCTCGGCTCCCGCTGCCGAAGCGCTGCTACGCGCCGCCGGGGACCGTACCGACCGGGTGCTCGACGCGTTCCGCGGCACCGTGCTGGCGAGCTGTGTGGGGACGGTGACCGCGGAGCCGCTGCGGCGGCGAGGGGTGCCGGTCAGCGCGCCGCAACGGGCACGGCTGGGCGCCTTGGTCCGCACGATCGTTGCCGAGTTACCCCGACGAACGGTCACCCTGAAGGCTGCTGGTCATCTACTGACCCTGCGTGGCCATGCTGCCGTGGTCGACGGTGAGCTACGGCCGCTGGCACCTGCCCCGATGGCGGTGCTGCGGACGCTGGCCGCGTCCCCAGGCCGTGTCCTGTCGCGGGCTGCGCTACTGCGGACACTGCCGCGCGGGGCGGACGAGCATGCGGTGGAGATGGCGGTGGCGCGGCTACGCGCCGGGTTGAAGGCCCCCGGGGTGGTGCAGACGGTGGTGAAGCGCGGCTACCGCCTCCGCGTCGAATGA
- a CDS encoding DUF742 domain-containing protein produces MDDRRTESRGELVRPYAVTRGRTEPRQDITLEAVLSASATAAAESRFAGHDKHRIATICEGRAQSLAEIAAYTRMPLGVTRVLVADMVAEGLLTLHTAAPTMGFVERMNLLGRVLSGLREL; encoded by the coding sequence ATGGACGATCGGCGTACCGAATCGCGTGGGGAGCTGGTGCGCCCGTACGCAGTGACCCGGGGCCGGACCGAGCCGCGGCAGGACATCACCCTGGAGGCGGTGCTGTCCGCGAGTGCCACGGCGGCTGCCGAGTCACGTTTCGCGGGGCACGACAAACACCGCATCGCGACGATTTGCGAGGGCCGGGCGCAGTCACTGGCGGAGATCGCCGCGTACACCCGGATGCCGCTTGGCGTCACCCGGGTGCTGGTCGCCGACATGGTGGCCGAGGGCTTGCTGACGCTACACACCGCCGCTCCCACGATGGGTTTTGTGGAGCGGATGAACCTGCTTGGAAGGGTGCTAAGTGGACTTCGCGAACTATGA
- a CDS encoding molybdopterin oxidoreductase family protein — protein MGNRAGNPLAARFTDMTDSARRATGAGPPREAATHCPYCALQCGMTLRETDGRVAVLPRWFPTNQGGLCQKGWTAAELLDHPDRLTTPLLRDPASGKLRPASWEAALDRVVAGIHTVQAGGGRDAVAVFGGGGLTNEKAYALGKFARVVLRTRHIDYNGRFCMSAAAAAGMRAFGVDRGLPFPLSDLGTADTLLLVGANPAETMPPLVRWLAEQRRRGGKLIVVDPRATATARLADLHLQPLPGTDLAVANALLHIALTEGFVDIGYIAGRTTGFDDVRRAVAAWWPARAEALSGVPVADLEETARALGTAERTIILTARGAEQHANGVDTVTGYVNLALALGLPGRDGSGYGCLTGQGNGQGGREHGQKADQLPGYRRIDDPADRAHVAAVWGIPAGDLPGPGIPAYRLLESLGTPDGPKALLVFGSNPVVSAPRAARIESRLRDLDLLVVVDFLRSETAALADVVLPTAQWAEEDGTMTNLEGRVLRRRALREPPPGVRTDLEILAALAVALDGGSVRSSGVDRGSSIAPEPRVVFEELRRASAGGLADYAGISWERIDDRDGAFWPCPEVDGPDTPRLFADRFLTPDGRARFHAVQHRPAAEEVCAAYPLHFTTGRVLAHYQSGTQTRRVPALRQATPAAFVELHPDVAERLGVTDGEPVRVVSRRGEMVAPARLSPAIRADTVFAPFHWGGAARANTVTNDAVDPISGMPEFKICAVRVEKVNAT, from the coding sequence GTGGGTAATCGGGCCGGAAACCCCCTGGCGGCACGCTTCACCGACATGACAGACAGTGCGCGTCGTGCTACCGGAGCCGGGCCTCCCAGGGAGGCGGCCACGCACTGCCCGTACTGCGCCCTCCAGTGCGGGATGACCCTGCGCGAGACGGACGGCCGAGTGGCCGTACTCCCCCGGTGGTTCCCCACCAACCAGGGCGGGCTCTGCCAGAAGGGCTGGACCGCCGCCGAGCTGCTGGACCACCCGGATCGGCTCACCACGCCCCTACTCCGTGACCCCGCCAGCGGAAAGCTGCGCCCGGCGAGCTGGGAGGCGGCCCTGGACCGGGTCGTCGCGGGCATTCACACCGTCCAGGCCGGCGGCGGCCGAGACGCGGTGGCCGTGTTCGGTGGCGGTGGCCTCACCAATGAGAAGGCGTACGCGCTGGGCAAGTTCGCCCGGGTGGTGCTCCGGACCCGGCACATCGACTACAACGGGCGGTTCTGCATGTCGGCAGCGGCCGCCGCGGGGATGCGCGCCTTCGGCGTCGACCGGGGCCTGCCGTTCCCGCTGTCCGACCTGGGCACCGCCGACACCCTGCTGCTGGTCGGCGCGAACCCGGCCGAGACGATGCCCCCGCTGGTCCGTTGGCTGGCCGAGCAGCGCCGCCGGGGCGGAAAGTTGATCGTGGTAGACCCACGGGCCACCGCCACCGCCCGCCTGGCCGACCTCCACCTACAGCCGCTGCCCGGCACCGACCTGGCGGTGGCCAACGCCCTGCTGCACATCGCGCTCACCGAAGGCTTCGTCGACATCGGCTACATCGCCGGGCGTACCACCGGCTTCGACGACGTCCGCCGGGCCGTGGCCGCATGGTGGCCGGCCCGCGCCGAGGCGCTGTCCGGGGTCCCGGTGGCCGACCTGGAGGAGACCGCCCGAGCGTTGGGAACCGCCGAGCGGACAATCATCCTCACCGCCCGTGGGGCCGAGCAACACGCCAACGGCGTCGACACGGTCACCGGGTACGTGAACCTGGCGCTCGCCCTCGGCCTGCCCGGCCGCGACGGCTCCGGATACGGCTGCCTGACCGGTCAGGGCAACGGCCAGGGCGGCCGGGAGCACGGCCAGAAGGCCGACCAACTTCCCGGCTACCGCCGTATCGACGATCCCGCCGACCGGGCGCACGTCGCCGCGGTCTGGGGCATACCGGCGGGAGACCTGCCCGGGCCCGGGATACCCGCGTACCGGCTGCTGGAGTCGCTCGGCACCCCGGATGGACCGAAGGCGCTGCTGGTGTTCGGCTCCAACCCGGTGGTCTCCGCACCACGGGCGGCCCGGATCGAGAGCCGCCTGCGTGACCTCGACCTGCTGGTGGTCGTCGACTTCCTGCGATCCGAGACGGCCGCCCTCGCCGACGTGGTGCTACCGACAGCGCAGTGGGCGGAAGAGGACGGCACGATGACCAACCTGGAAGGACGGGTCCTGCGGCGCCGCGCACTTCGCGAACCGCCGCCCGGCGTCCGCACCGACCTGGAGATCCTCGCCGCTCTCGCTGTGGCACTGGACGGGGGCTCGGTACGGTCGTCCGGCGTCGACCGGGGTTCCTCGATCGCACCCGAGCCGCGCGTCGTGTTCGAGGAACTGCGGCGGGCGTCGGCCGGCGGGCTCGCCGACTACGCCGGGATCAGCTGGGAGCGCATCGACGACCGGGACGGCGCGTTCTGGCCCTGCCCGGAGGTCGACGGGCCGGACACCCCCCGGCTGTTCGCCGATCGTTTCCTGACTCCGGACGGGCGGGCCCGGTTCCACGCGGTGCAGCACCGACCCGCCGCGGAGGAGGTGTGCGCCGCCTACCCGCTGCACTTCACCACCGGGCGGGTGCTCGCCCACTACCAGTCGGGAACCCAGACCCGGCGGGTGCCCGCGCTGCGTCAGGCCACTCCGGCGGCCTTCGTCGAGCTGCACCCGGACGTGGCCGAACGGCTCGGCGTGACCGACGGTGAGCCGGTCCGGGTGGTCTCCCGCCGCGGCGAGATGGTCGCACCGGCCCGGCTCAGCCCGGCGATTCGAGCGGACACCGTCTTCGCGCCGTTCCACTGGGGCGGTGCGGCCCGCGCCAACACCGTCACCAACGACGCCGTCGACCCGATCTCCGGGATGCCGGAATTCAAGATCTGCGCGGTACGAGTGGAGAAGGTGAACGCGACGTGA
- a CDS encoding GTP-binding protein, which translates to MDFANYDPARASREIISAKIVVAGGFGVGKTTLVGAISEITPLTTEAVMTAAGVGIDDPSKVPGKETTTVAMDFGRITMAQDLILYLFGTPGQTRFWFMWDEIIRGAVGAAVLVDTRRITDAFAPLDYFENRKLPYVVALNRFDGAPDYEVAEVREALAIPPDVPLVLTDARSRESVKQVLVTVVEHAMSRLQAEHDRGHPTPVG; encoded by the coding sequence GTGGACTTCGCGAACTATGACCCCGCTAGGGCGAGCCGGGAGATCATCTCCGCGAAGATCGTCGTCGCGGGCGGCTTTGGCGTGGGCAAGACGACACTGGTCGGTGCGATCTCGGAGATCACCCCGCTGACCACCGAGGCGGTCATGACCGCAGCCGGTGTCGGCATCGACGACCCGTCCAAGGTTCCGGGCAAGGAGACGACGACGGTCGCCATGGACTTCGGCCGGATCACCATGGCCCAGGACCTGATCCTGTACCTGTTCGGCACACCCGGCCAGACCCGGTTCTGGTTCATGTGGGACGAGATTATTCGTGGTGCGGTCGGTGCGGCCGTCCTGGTGGACACCCGCCGGATCACCGATGCCTTCGCACCGCTGGACTACTTCGAGAACCGCAAGCTGCCGTACGTGGTCGCACTCAACCGGTTCGACGGTGCCCCCGACTACGAGGTGGCGGAGGTGCGCGAGGCACTCGCCATTCCACCGGACGTACCGCTCGTGCTGACCGACGCGCGCAGTCGGGAATCGGTCAAGCAGGTGCTGGTGACGGTGGTCGAGCACGCCATGTCCCGGCTACAGGCCGAGCACGACCGCGGCCATCCCACCCCGGTCGGGTGA
- a CDS encoding roadblock/LC7 domain-containing protein gives MNRPATMQDMGWLLSNFADSVAGIAHVVAVSADGLLLASSRDLPADRADQLAAITSGVVSLTDGAARMFSAGGVLQTVIEMDSGYLFLMSISDGSSMAVLAARSCDVGQVGYEMALLVERVGAALVPLPRDGVPS, from the coding sequence ATGAACAGGCCAGCAACCATGCAGGACATGGGTTGGCTGCTCAGTAACTTCGCCGACAGTGTGGCAGGCATCGCCCACGTGGTCGCGGTATCTGCCGACGGGCTGCTGCTCGCCTCGTCCCGGGACCTGCCCGCGGACCGGGCGGACCAGCTCGCGGCGATCACGTCCGGCGTGGTGAGCCTGACAGACGGTGCGGCCCGCATGTTCAGCGCTGGTGGCGTACTTCAGACAGTCATCGAGATGGACAGCGGCTACCTGTTCCTGATGTCGATCAGTGACGGTTCGTCCATGGCGGTGCTCGCTGCCCGCAGCTGTGACGTCGGTCAGGTGGGCTACGAGATGGCGCTCCTGGTGGAACGGGTGGGAGCGGCGCTGGTTCCGTTGCCCCGGGACGGTGTGCCTTCGTGA
- a CDS encoding FAD-dependent oxidoreductase, which translates to MTDRIVIIGNGMAGTRLASELSTRGGDRKITVLGAEPHRAYNRILLSTLLAGKIGESEVELTEAAGRGVDLRTGVTVVSIDREERTVGTDEGDRIGYDHLVLATGSRAVVPPLTGLAAGHLPERVVPFRTLDDCRRIVGFADRARRVLVLGGGLLGLEAARGLATRGLEVTVVHPVPYLMERQLDPAGADVLARTLADLGVTIHLAVAATAVAADTHGVRLDLADGRSLDADLLVLACGVRPDTTLAAAADLTVRRGVLVDDQLRTSDRRISAIGDCAQHGDALTGLVAPAWAQAQVLAQVLTGTDPLARYQPRPAVTRLKTAGIDLAAMGDPSDGPGEELTFTDPARGTYARLRITDERLTAAILLGDNPSVGTVIQLFDRGQPVPSDRRSLLLGRAFGAKPAEPAPTPALMPDGATVCHCNNVNKRTLVDSWRCGARTVDEVVAATRAGTGCGSCRDAVSGIVEWLSTTDSVEVGR; encoded by the coding sequence GTGACCGACCGGATCGTGATCATCGGCAACGGGATGGCCGGCACCCGACTCGCCAGTGAACTGTCCACCCGCGGTGGAGACCGGAAGATCACCGTACTCGGGGCGGAACCACATCGGGCGTACAACCGAATCCTGCTCTCCACCCTGCTGGCCGGAAAGATCGGTGAGTCGGAGGTGGAACTGACCGAGGCCGCCGGGCGCGGAGTCGACCTGCGCACCGGAGTCACCGTCGTCTCGATCGACCGGGAAGAACGCACGGTCGGCACCGACGAAGGCGACCGGATCGGCTACGACCATCTGGTGCTGGCCACCGGCAGCCGCGCCGTCGTCCCCCCACTGACCGGGCTTGCCGCCGGGCACCTGCCAGAACGGGTGGTGCCGTTTCGCACCCTGGACGACTGTCGCCGGATCGTCGGCTTCGCCGACCGGGCCCGGCGCGTGCTGGTGCTCGGCGGCGGGCTGCTCGGTCTGGAAGCGGCCCGCGGGCTCGCCACCCGAGGGCTCGAGGTGACGGTGGTGCACCCGGTGCCGTACCTGATGGAGCGGCAACTCGATCCGGCCGGGGCGGACGTGCTCGCCCGGACGCTCGCCGACCTCGGGGTCACCATCCACCTGGCCGTTGCGGCCACGGCCGTGGCCGCCGACACCCACGGCGTTCGCCTCGACCTGGCCGACGGCCGGTCACTCGACGCCGACCTGTTGGTGCTCGCCTGCGGCGTACGCCCCGACACCACGCTCGCCGCGGCAGCCGACCTGACGGTGCGGCGGGGCGTACTGGTGGACGACCAACTCCGGACCAGCGACCGGCGTATCTCGGCAATCGGCGACTGCGCCCAGCATGGCGATGCCCTGACCGGCCTGGTGGCACCAGCGTGGGCGCAGGCGCAGGTGCTCGCGCAGGTACTCACCGGCACGGACCCACTCGCCCGGTACCAGCCAAGGCCGGCGGTGACCCGACTCAAGACCGCCGGCATCGACCTGGCGGCGATGGGAGACCCCAGTGACGGCCCCGGTGAGGAGCTGACCTTCACCGACCCGGCCCGGGGCACGTACGCGCGGCTGCGAATCACCGACGAGCGGTTGACCGCCGCGATCCTGCTGGGCGACAACCCGTCCGTGGGCACGGTCATCCAGCTCTTCGACCGGGGGCAGCCAGTGCCCAGCGACCGTCGGTCGCTCCTGCTCGGCCGCGCGTTCGGTGCGAAACCCGCCGAACCGGCCCCGACACCGGCACTGATGCCGGACGGGGCGACGGTCTGCCACTGCAACAACGTCAACAAACGGACGCTGGTGGACAGCTGGCGCTGCGGCGCCCGGACGGTCGACGAGGTGGTGGCGGCCACCCGGGCCGGTACAGGCTGCGGCTCCTGCCGGGACGCTGTCTCCGGCATCGTCGAATGGTTGTCCACAACGGATTCGGTGGAGGTGGGACGATGA
- a CDS encoding NarK family nitrate/nitrite MFS transporter encodes MTTTSVPATTGDEEIDLQRRKGRWIGYWAPEDDRFWRTAGRAVARRNLIYSIFAEHIGFSVWLLWSIVVVRLDDVGWTLTTSQALWLTAVPSGVGALLRLPYTFAVPIFGGRNWTVISALLLIIPCAGLAWAVQHPEIGFMPLLLIAATAGLGGGNFASSMANISFFYPEREKGWALGLNAAGGNIGVAVVQFLVPQVIVLGGGLALARAGLMYLPLAVIAAVCAFLFMDNLVEAKADVGSVWSSLRHRDTWIMSLLYIGTFGSFIGYSAAFPTLLNGVFGRPDIALSWAFLGAAVGSVCRPFGGRLADAIGGARVTVASFVLMTGGAYLALWSVRERWLGVFFLAFMLLFVATGVGNGSTYRMISRIFQVQGEKLGGSPEIMRAMRRQAAGALGIISAVGAFGGFLVPICYAWAKSAYGSIQPALWFYVGFFLVLTVLTWGVYLRPGARLTGDRV; translated from the coding sequence ATGACGACGACGAGCGTGCCCGCCACGACGGGGGACGAGGAGATCGACCTGCAACGCCGGAAGGGTCGCTGGATCGGCTACTGGGCGCCCGAGGACGACCGCTTCTGGCGGACCGCCGGCCGGGCCGTCGCCCGGCGCAACCTCATCTACTCGATCTTCGCCGAGCACATCGGGTTCTCCGTCTGGCTGCTCTGGAGCATCGTGGTGGTCCGGTTGGACGACGTCGGATGGACGCTGACGACCAGCCAGGCGCTCTGGCTGACTGCCGTGCCCAGCGGTGTCGGCGCGCTGCTGCGACTGCCCTATACCTTCGCCGTGCCGATTTTCGGCGGCCGGAACTGGACCGTCATCTCCGCGCTGCTGCTGATCATCCCGTGTGCCGGGCTGGCGTGGGCGGTCCAGCATCCGGAAATCGGGTTCATGCCGCTGCTGCTGATCGCCGCCACCGCCGGCCTCGGCGGCGGTAACTTCGCCTCCAGCATGGCGAACATCTCGTTCTTCTACCCCGAGCGGGAGAAGGGGTGGGCGCTCGGGTTGAACGCGGCCGGCGGCAACATCGGTGTCGCCGTGGTGCAGTTCCTGGTGCCTCAGGTGATCGTGCTCGGTGGCGGCCTGGCGTTGGCCAGGGCCGGGCTGATGTACCTTCCGCTCGCGGTGATCGCCGCGGTCTGCGCCTTTCTGTTCATGGACAACCTGGTCGAGGCCAAGGCGGACGTGGGATCGGTGTGGTCCTCGTTGCGGCACCGGGACACGTGGATCATGTCATTGCTGTACATCGGTACGTTTGGTTCCTTCATCGGCTACTCGGCGGCCTTTCCGACGTTGCTCAACGGGGTGTTCGGCCGACCCGACATCGCGCTGTCCTGGGCGTTCCTCGGTGCGGCAGTGGGCTCGGTCTGCCGACCCTTCGGGGGCCGCCTCGCGGACGCCATCGGTGGCGCCCGGGTCACCGTGGCCAGCTTCGTGCTGATGACCGGCGGTGCCTACCTGGCCCTGTGGTCGGTGCGGGAACGCTGGCTGGGAGTCTTCTTCCTGGCGTTCATGCTGCTGTTCGTGGCCACCGGGGTCGGCAACGGGTCGACGTACCGGATGATCTCCCGGATCTTCCAGGTGCAGGGGGAGAAACTCGGCGGCTCACCGGAGATCATGCGGGCGATGCGCCGGCAGGCAGCCGGGGCACTCGGAATCATCTCCGCGGTCGGTGCCTTCGGCGGGTTCCTGGTCCCGATCTGCTACGCATGGGCGAAGTCGGCCTACGGCAGCATCCAGCCCGCGCTGTGGTTCTATGTCGGCTTCTTCCTGGTGCTGACGGTGCTGACGTGGGGGGTGTATCTGCGACCGGGGGCGCGGCTGACCGGGGATCGGGTGTGA